The sequence AGCATTTCCACGATCGACGGGCTCTCGATCATCGCCCGCATCACGCTGATTTGGACGTTGAAGATGTTGTAGATTTCAATCCCCTGGGCCGTCAGCTCGTCGATCCGCCGGTGATCCGTCTTCGGGTTCTGCTGGCTGGCAATCACCCGGGTCACCCCGTGGCGCTTGGCAATCCGCGCCAGCTTGGCGTTCTTGCGGTCATCCTTGAAGGCCGCCACCAGGATGTCCGTGTCGAAGAAATCGTGCTCGTCCAAAGTTGTCTCATCCACCTTTTCTAGGTAGGTCAGATCCCGAACCTCGCTGTTGTAGGTCTTGTAATTATCCTGCGAATCGGACACCATCCGGACGACGTACCAATTCTTCGACAATTGCTGCTCGACCGGGACCGTCGCAGTGTTGGCGCCGAGAATGACGACCCGCTGCTTGATCATGTCGGCCGGCCCCAGCTTGTAAACCGAATTGAAGACGATCGGCCCGAGGATGCAGACGATCACCGCCGCCAGGATAAAGGCATCCGACTGCGTGCTGGTGATGGCGTGCAGGTTGCGGGCCACCTGCAGCGATGGCAGGACCAGGGTGATTGTCGTCACGGTCAGGAACCCGCCGGCAAATGAATTCCGCTTCGAAAAGCGCCGCGAAAAGATCAGCACCGTCGGCATCTTCGCCAGGATAAAGCCAGCTACCAGCACCGGAATCAGGGCCAGGGCCCGTGGGTTGGCGAAGAGCTGCTTGATGTCCAGCTTCACCCCGGTCATGATGAAGAAGAACGGGATCAAAAAACCGTACCCGATCGAGGTCAGCTTCTGTTGGGTGTCTTCGCTGGGCTCGAGCAGCTTCATGACCATCCCCGCCAAGAAGGCCCCGAGGATGTTCTCGGCCCCGACTCGCTCGGCAATCGCCACCAGGGTGAAGATCAGGAAGAAGGCCAGTCGAATGTCCAGCTGGGTCGTCGCCTTCGAAATCTTATTAAACCAGATGAAGGGCTGCTTAAACCGCCGCAAGAGGAAGATCGCCGCCAAGAAGAGCAGGACGATCAGCCAGAGCCGGCTCGCATTGCCCCCGTTGATCGAGGCGTAGAC comes from Limosilactobacillus sp. and encodes:
- a CDS encoding monovalent cation:proton antiporter family protein; amino-acid sequence: MERLSFLIVMLAALVIPIAMARFKIASVPTAVAEIVTGIIIGKSVFGWVNPTQGLNMMATLGTMMLMFLSGMEINFDLFKRQAGAAPNPKSPVNLAMQAFGLVFITAAVLGVILKWLGLFNDIFLTTILFSTVALGVVIATLKEKEILGRPAGQTILLTAVLGEVVPMLSLTVYASINGGNASRLWLIVLLFLAAIFLLRRFKQPFIWFNKISKATTQLDIRLAFFLIFTLVAIAERVGAENILGAFLAGMVMKLLEPSEDTQQKLTSIGYGFLIPFFFIMTGVKLDIKQLFANPRALALIPVLVAGFILAKMPTVLIFSRRFSKRNSFAGGFLTVTTITLVLPSLQVARNLHAITSTQSDAFILAAVIVCILGPIVFNSVYKLGPADMIKQRVVILGANTATVPVEQQLSKNWYVVRMVSDSQDNYKTYNSEVRDLTYLEKVDETTLDEHDFFDTDILVAAFKDDRKNAKLARIAKRHGVTRVIASQQNPKTDHRRIDELTAQGIEIYNIFNVQISVMRAMIESPSIVEMLTDTEAGLFEATVRNRRYTGQELHSLPFIDRITVSRIYRNHKPISPHGDTIIELGDHILFTGNHTDAEEVRAQLRRKN